One Acutalibacter muris DNA window includes the following coding sequences:
- a CDS encoding DUF3791 domain-containing protein: MNANPILLQKKYARVISCFAEKAGISLSSALSFFYHSNVYTLVSEGVSDMHCMSDEYLAEDLEIEYREKTP; the protein is encoded by the coding sequence ATGAACGCTAATCCTATCCTGCTCCAAAAAAAGTATGCCAGAGTGATTAGCTGTTTTGCTGAGAAAGCCGGTATTTCCCTGAGCAGCGCCTTGAGTTTTTTCTATCACTCCAATGTTTACACCTTGGTGAGTGAAGGCGTTTCCGATATGCACTGCATGAGCGATGAATATTTGGCAGAAGATTTGGAAATTGAATACCGGGAGAAAACCCCATGA
- the yaaA gene encoding peroxide stress protein YaaA encodes MKIIISPAKKMNVDANSLPIGNLPQFLPQTERLLAKLQSMSPKELQSLWKCNDNIAQLNIDRLKSMNLRQNLTPAILSYEGIQYRYMAPGVMTAGQLKYLREHLCILSGFYGLLRPFDGVTPYRLEMQAKLSVSGAKDLYAFWGDSIAKELAGDSVLNLASKEYSRAVMPYLPENSMLTCIFGEWLNGKVIEKGTMCKMARGQMVRWLAENNIEAPEEIHKFADLEYRFDTELSTENTFVFIKGGR; translated from the coding sequence ATGAAAATCATCATCTCCCCCGCAAAGAAAATGAATGTAGACGCGAACAGCCTCCCCATAGGCAACCTGCCCCAATTCCTTCCCCAAACGGAACGGCTGCTGGCAAAACTCCAATCCATGTCCCCAAAAGAACTGCAATCCCTCTGGAAGTGCAACGACAACATCGCTCAACTAAACATAGACCGCCTGAAATCCATGAACTTGCGCCAAAACTTAACCCCGGCTATCCTCTCCTACGAGGGCATCCAGTACCGCTACATGGCTCCGGGCGTGATGACTGCCGGGCAGTTAAAATACCTGCGGGAGCATCTGTGTATCTTGTCCGGCTTTTACGGTCTGCTCCGCCCCTTTGACGGCGTAACACCTTACCGCCTGGAAATGCAGGCAAAGCTATCAGTAAGCGGTGCAAAGGACCTCTATGCCTTTTGGGGTGACAGCATCGCAAAGGAGCTGGCGGGGGATTCGGTACTGAACCTGGCCTCAAAGGAGTATAGCAGAGCAGTCATGCCATACCTCCCCGAGAACTCCATGCTGACCTGCATATTCGGCGAGTGGCTGAACGGAAAGGTCATTGAAAAGGGCACCATGTGCAAAATGGCCCGAGGTCAGATGGTGCGCTGGCTTGCCGAAAACAATATTGAAGCCCCGGAAGAAATCCATAAATTTGCAGATTTAGAGTACCGTTTTGATACAGAATTATCTACAGAAAACACATTTGTATTCATCAAAGGAGGACGCTAA
- the bcp gene encoding thioredoxin-dependent thiol peroxidase, which translates to MLEVGTKAPEFTLPDKDGNMVSLADFAGQKVVLYFYPRDNTPGCTRQACAFAGAYEEFKNINAVVIGISKDSVASHQKFAEKHGLPFNLLSDPERAAIEAYGVWQEKKNYGKVSMGVVRSTFVIDENGVIEKVMPKVKPDTNAAEILAYLRGEK; encoded by the coding sequence ATGTTGGAAGTTGGAACAAAAGCCCCGGAGTTTACCTTGCCGGACAAGGACGGAAACATGGTATCGCTGGCCGATTTTGCGGGCCAAAAGGTTGTGCTCTATTTCTATCCTCGGGACAACACCCCCGGTTGCACCCGGCAGGCTTGCGCTTTTGCGGGGGCTTATGAGGAGTTCAAAAACATCAACGCCGTGGTGATTGGAATTAGCAAGGATTCGGTGGCTTCCCACCAGAAATTTGCTGAAAAGCACGGCCTACCTTTTAACTTGCTCTCCGACCCGGAGCGCGCCGCCATCGAGGCCTACGGCGTGTGGCAGGAGAAGAAAAACTACGGCAAGGTGAGCATGGGCGTGGTTCGCTCCACGTTCGTTATTGACGAAAACGGCGTAATCGAGAAGGTCATGCCAAAGGTGAAACCGGACACCAACGCGGCGGAAATTCTAGCATATTTGCGCGGGGAGAAGTGA
- a CDS encoding DUF3791 domain-containing protein, which produces MDTQMEIQNIDQLEFAIFCIENIAARLGIDAKQVYQALEDSDILISYIVPGYDVLHTQGKDYIVDDILSVMETRGVKP; this is translated from the coding sequence ATGGACACACAGATGGAAATTCAGAATATAGATCAGCTTGAGTTTGCGATATTTTGCATTGAGAATATCGCTGCCCGGCTCGGGATAGATGCAAAGCAGGTATATCAGGCTTTGGAGGATTCTGACATTCTGATAAGCTATATTGTGCCGGGATATGATGTGCTGCACACACAGGGAAAAGATTATATTGTGGACGATATTCTTTCGGTAATGGAAACGCGGGGTGTGAAACCATGA
- a CDS encoding DUF3990 domain-containing protein, whose amino-acid sequence MILYHGSYLEVRIPDLSHSRKNVDFGCGFYTTPLFEQAVNWCRKFKRQGKDSVVSKYDFTETAYHKLKVLRFESYSEEWIDYILACRTGNDTTDYDIVIGGVANDKVFNTVELYFDQLIDKKEAIKRLTYEKPNLQYCFRTLTALECLKFEGSEMI is encoded by the coding sequence ATGATTCTTTATCACGGCTCATATTTGGAGGTGCGCATACCTGACTTGAGCCACTCACGGAAAAACGTGGACTTTGGCTGTGGGTTCTATACAACTCCGCTTTTTGAGCAGGCTGTAAATTGGTGCAGGAAATTCAAGCGTCAGGGAAAAGATAGCGTTGTATCGAAGTATGACTTTACTGAAACCGCATACCATAAATTGAAAGTCCTGCGATTTGAATCTTATTCTGAGGAATGGATTGACTATATTCTTGCGTGCCGAACCGGAAATGACACAACCGACTACGATATAGTAATTGGCGGCGTTGCAAATGACAAGGTGTTTAACACTGTGGAGCTTTACTTTGACCAGCTTATTGACAAAAAAGAGGCTATCAAACGCCTGACCTATGAGAAACCGAATCTGCAATACTGTTTCCGGACATTAACGGCGCTGGAATGCCTGAAGTTTGAAGGGAGCGAAATGATATGA